A genomic window from Cryobacterium sp. SO2 includes:
- a CDS encoding O-antigen ligase family protein, with translation MLATVALLPDAFDRWFLPKDVVAAVAVLLASVAAARGRLPRWVVIGSTLAGVLALLGVLLSAAPAAQLWGRWPRYEGLVALPVYFGAVWAGARLLGPDGTTARLRTLTRAVAAAAIALGVVSLVESLGARPFASDLDRPGALTGNATDQGLLGALFLALLVLPVLRAWVGPVGPAGRAPGVRRGDGWVEAERVWLTAGLGLALVTVVLSASRAALLAAGVVVLVLGALAVLRAPRGRVRQVLLLGAGGLVVLVGGALLVPFTRDRVLGSSPLAGSSVEARFDYWRQAVSLLGAHPFGVGASGFLNANAGSSESGSTLDSPHNWLLQVALAGGIPLLVVVLGILGGAVWFGVRRWRVLAAEPAQSAQADLLAAALAGLAGYGMGLLTHFTAPATAIPAALLLGVLLAVPAAGGLRVRPGRVGVLRVAGGIRTGLLLVWLAWLIVLTCAEVPLAAGVAAAGRGDLAAAEESFAQAQALRPWDGDLASIAAQSFAALADGGVAEAAAPTVAWAERSRAQLPGTVATERALAVGQLVGGDVEAAADTLAALVELAPRDASVAAQYAVALYLQGELTASRAEVERALGLDPADELALRLRDVLDEPVVPAAG, from the coding sequence GTGCTCGCCACGGTCGCCCTGCTGCCCGACGCGTTCGACCGCTGGTTCCTGCCCAAGGACGTCGTTGCCGCCGTGGCCGTGCTGCTGGCGTCGGTGGCCGCGGCGCGTGGGCGGTTGCCGCGCTGGGTGGTGATCGGCAGCACCCTGGCCGGGGTGCTCGCACTGCTGGGCGTTCTGCTCTCGGCCGCACCGGCCGCGCAGCTGTGGGGCCGGTGGCCGCGCTACGAAGGACTCGTGGCCCTGCCGGTGTACTTCGGCGCCGTCTGGGCCGGAGCCCGGCTGCTCGGGCCGGACGGCACGACGGCACGGCTGCGCACCCTCACCCGGGCGGTGGCCGCCGCCGCAATCGCACTGGGGGTGGTGTCGCTGGTGGAGTCTCTGGGGGCGCGGCCGTTCGCCTCCGACCTGGACCGGCCCGGCGCGCTGACCGGTAACGCTACCGATCAGGGGCTGCTCGGGGCGTTGTTCCTGGCGCTGCTCGTGCTGCCGGTGCTGCGCGCATGGGTCGGCCCGGTCGGACCGGCCGGGCGGGCGCCGGGCGTTCGGCGCGGTGACGGCTGGGTGGAGGCGGAGCGGGTCTGGCTCACTGCCGGTCTGGGGCTGGCGCTGGTGACCGTGGTGCTGTCCGCGTCCCGGGCCGCGCTGCTGGCCGCCGGCGTGGTCGTGCTGGTGCTCGGTGCGCTGGCCGTGCTGCGGGCGCCGCGCGGCCGCGTGCGGCAGGTGCTGCTGCTCGGCGCCGGCGGATTGGTGGTGCTGGTGGGCGGGGCGCTGCTGGTGCCGTTCACCCGCGACCGGGTGTTGGGCAGCAGCCCGCTGGCCGGCTCCTCGGTGGAGGCCCGGTTCGACTATTGGCGGCAGGCGGTGTCGTTGCTCGGAGCACATCCGTTCGGCGTCGGCGCCAGCGGGTTCCTCAACGCCAACGCCGGCTCGTCCGAAAGCGGCAGCACCCTCGATTCACCACACAACTGGCTGCTGCAGGTGGCCCTGGCCGGCGGCATCCCGCTGCTGGTGGTGGTGCTGGGCATTCTTGGGGGTGCGGTGTGGTTCGGGGTGCGCCGGTGGCGGGTCCTGGCCGCTGAGCCCGCTCAGTCGGCGCAGGCCGACCTGCTCGCGGCGGCGCTGGCCGGGCTGGCCGGGTACGGCATGGGCCTGCTCACCCATTTCACGGCGCCGGCCACCGCGATTCCGGCGGCGCTGCTGCTTGGCGTGCTGCTGGCCGTGCCGGCTGCGGGCGGCCTGCGGGTGCGGCCGGGCCGGGTCGGCGTGCTCCGGGTGGCCGGGGGCATCCGCACCGGCCTGCTGTTGGTGTGGCTGGCGTGGCTGATCGTGCTGACCTGCGCCGAGGTGCCGCTGGCCGCCGGGGTGGCGGCGGCCGGGCGCGGCGACCTCGCGGCGGCCGAGGAGTCGTTCGCGCAGGCGCAGGCGCTGCGGCCGTGGGACGGCGACCTGGCCAGCATCGCCGCGCAGTCGTTCGCGGCGCTCGCCGACGGGGGAGTGGCCGAGGCGGCGGCTCCGACCGTGGCCTGGGCCGAACGGTCCCGGGCGCAGCTGCCGGGCACTGTGGCTACCGAGCGGGCGCTGGCCGTGGGGCAACTGGTCGGCGGTGACGTGGAGGCCGCGGCGGACACTCTGGCGGCGCTGGTCGAGCTGGCGCCGCGCGACGCCAGCGTTGCCGCGCAGTACGCGGTCGCGCTGTACCTGCAGGGAGAGCTGACGGCGAGCCGGGCGGAAGTGGAGCGGGCCCTCGGCCTGGACCCGGCCGACGAGCTGGCGCTGCGGCTGCGGGACGTTCTCGACGAACCGGTGGTGCCGGCCGCCGGATAA
- a CDS encoding LCP family protein: MPTEQSAPARHRAAPAPGRKAWRIVFVVFSLFAVIVIGVAGMTFWNLTSSFNAVERIPEAFPDDDAARPPASTGEAATALNFLLLGSDTRGSTGSIADISGQRSDTIVIVHIPADRSTLSVMSIPRDSWLEIPGHGEAKINAALSYGGVPLAVQAVEGLIGARIDHVAVVDFAGFKAVTDALGGVTIDNPIAFDSYHLKGRVFPAGTQHLDGTEALAFARERYAFADGDFQRVRNQQLLIGALLSGLMQKSTLADPVKVGAVIGAVTPHLAIDNTLTTTDLATLGVQLRDVRSSDVTFFTIPTSGTGTSGDGQSIVNLDWAALPALQAAYQSDSVAAVAPTLQAAG; the protein is encoded by the coding sequence ATGCCCACCGAACAGTCCGCTCCCGCGCGCCATCGAGCCGCCCCAGCGCCCGGCCGGAAGGCCTGGCGCATCGTTTTTGTGGTCTTCAGCCTCTTCGCCGTGATCGTGATCGGGGTGGCCGGCATGACCTTCTGGAACCTCACCAGCAGCTTCAACGCGGTGGAACGCATCCCGGAGGCGTTCCCGGACGATGACGCGGCGCGGCCGCCGGCATCCACCGGGGAAGCGGCCACGGCGCTGAACTTTTTGCTGCTCGGCTCCGACACCCGGGGCTCCACCGGTTCGATCGCCGACATCAGCGGGCAACGCTCCGACACCATCGTGATCGTGCACATCCCCGCCGACCGGTCCACGCTGTCGGTGATGTCGATCCCGCGGGACAGCTGGCTGGAGATCCCCGGGCACGGGGAGGCGAAGATCAACGCGGCGCTCTCCTACGGCGGGGTGCCGCTGGCGGTGCAGGCGGTGGAGGGGCTGATCGGCGCCCGCATCGATCATGTGGCGGTGGTGGACTTCGCCGGGTTCAAGGCGGTCACCGACGCGCTCGGCGGGGTGACCATCGACAACCCGATCGCGTTCGATTCCTACCATCTCAAGGGCCGGGTGTTCCCGGCGGGCACGCAGCACCTCGACGGCACCGAGGCGCTCGCCTTCGCCCGGGAACGGTACGCGTTCGCCGACGGCGACTTTCAGCGGGTGCGCAACCAGCAGTTGCTCATCGGCGCGCTGCTGAGCGGGCTCATGCAGAAGTCCACCCTCGCCGACCCGGTGAAGGTAGGCGCCGTGATCGGGGCCGTCACCCCGCACCTGGCCATTGACAACACCCTCACCACCACCGACCTGGCAACGCTGGGGGTGCAGCTGCGCGATGTGCGCTCCTCCGACGTGACCTTCTTCACGATCCCCACCAGCGGCACGGGCACTTCCGGCGACGGCCAGTCGATCGTGAACCTGGACTGGGCGGCGTTGCCGGCCCTGCAGGCCGCGTACCAGTCAGATTCCGTCGCGGCGGTCGCGCCGACGTTGCAGGCGGCCGGGTAG